Part of the Caretta caretta isolate rCarCar2 chromosome 7, rCarCar1.hap1, whole genome shotgun sequence genome is shown below.
caTGTTATTTAGAAGCTGACATACAGACTTCGGGAGCTAATTTAGGCATCGAGGTTTGCAAATGTTGGCCTAAATCCACTGTGATGGAAGCCTCAAATGATATCTTTCCTGATGAATGTTGCCCATGagtaaaatattcaaaaagtaCATAAATCCCATTTTCACAAGTGACTTAGGTACTTGGGTATATTTTTTCTCTAAATTGCTAAGTATTTTTTTCAGTACTTCTCAAAAAACACTCCAAGTCATCAAAGGGAGTAACGGAAGAAAACGTGTTGCAAATAGAAACTAACATGCAAAGCAGAACAACCTTCTATCAAAATGTGATCTCTCAAAGGTTAGAAAGAAATTCCTAGAAAAAGTCTAAACAAAGTACAGGATGTTGAATGTAAGAGAATGTTTTAAGTGTTCTGGGCTGTTCAgttttttgtatttcttttaaacaaattagCAGGTAAAACTTCCTTCTACTGTTCAGCTGATAAAAATATTCTGACCCTTGTATAATTTCACTAAGACACATGGCAATCAATAGGCTGAAATGTTCTTTCAATCAAACAAACAATAATCCTTTTTTCCCCAGTTCAGTTTTCAGAATTCATTACATTCGGTTTGTGCAGTTGTTGCTTATTCACGGAGTCATTACTTTTAAATTCAGCATTATCCATCTATAtaagcagtgttgttgtagccatgttggtcccacgatattggagagacaagctGGATGAGGTAAtacatcttttattgaaccaatttctgctgatattacctcacccaccttgtctctctcattaccCATTTATGACCTTCGGTTAAAAAGGGTTCTGCATTTCAATCAGAAATCAGTTCAATATGTTCCTTAATGCCATATTTAATCAGGAATTAACCTTTGTATAACATAACACAGtaaatttcaaaaatttgatGCATTTGACATGCTGTGAAACTGAGTAAGTTTTACTTCAAATAGGTTAAAGACAGGTGTTCCCAGTAGTCCATGTTACAGCTAGAAAAACAGCATGGGGCCACAAAAAAAGCAAGCACAGCCTTACATTTAAAGATCAGAGTGCAGCCCATGTTTGAtcatctgcatttttaaaaggtgtccgcaggccaaaatgttcaaaaatggcaaatgaatgtaggtgcctaacttgagacactttaaaggggtctgatttttatAAAAGGCTGAGCACCTGCTCTCTGAATCAGGTCCCTTAAATGGATCTCAAATTAGGCATTCAGAAGCActaacactttagaaaatcttggATAAAAATTTCAACAGTATCTTatggttttgaaaatgggatttagaaggggggggggcgggaatttACCCTTCGGCCCTATTGTTTAGTTACAATGCTAAAATTGttgggagcagatcctcagctactgtatATTGTCACGGTTTAcctcagctgagaatctgccccaggATATCTTGACAGATCCTGACATAGTAAGACAGTGATAGCATTTTATCTCCAAACACAAATTGCTGCAGCATGGCTCAAACCTGGCCAACAGTGAGACAGAAAAAAATGTTACTATGCTGCAAGTACAATCTTAGATTTACGGTAGGATCTAGCCATTTATTCTCCAAACATAGCAGCCATGAGCACTGAAGTTGTTATATATTAGAGCAGTCAGTATGGCTGACACTTTGTTAAAGATACTGGTAGCAGGTGCACTTATTGTTTAAGTCCCATGTAAGAATATGACAACAGTCTAGTTTTAAAAACCCCCACATTTCCAGAATATTTATTATCTAATATCTTTTTCTATTTGCAGACTATTGTAAAGATTAGCAGGACTCTAATAGTGCTATTTAAAAGTATATGACTAGCCTTTACATTATATAAGGCTGCAAATGATGTGTAAAGTATTTGCAATCAAAGGGCTGATTCTCTTTCATATTAAGGCCACTTTATTCCACTCTGGCAGTGTGAAAGGGCCTAAAGTAAATATAAATTTTCAAGTGGTCTAAATAACAATCAGACCCAGAGAGTTCACATAATAACAGTGATCTTAAAATTGGGCAAACTGCCTCTGAAAAGTCTTGGCAAAGAGTGATTTTTATATAAAGCAGAGCCTTGTAATGAGACAATGTAGGCAATGTTTATATCTAGAACTAAATCACTTTTAATCTTGATCTGGAATAATTCAAAAAACTATTTATAGCAGATGTTGATTGTGGTTAACATCTTGCCATAGAAATTAGTATTTGATTTTTAACATTAATAGATGACAAATGCTTTTATGCTGAATAGAAACATTCACAAGACTTTTAGTTGCCATTATTTGGCACGTGGAACATTTACAGGTGTTGGCTATTTAGAATTTTCTCCACAACCCCTGAAATCCTCCTCAAGATGGGGAATAAGATCACCTAAGAATTGTTCAGTATAGGGAGTAACTCAAGTGCCAATGAAGtttgcttttttgtgtgtatggTGCTAGCAGTGTATGTGACACTAGTGTGACAGTTCACCTTATCCAGTATTTGTGCAACCAGCCTCTCCAGCTAAGGGTTTTTTGGTCACATTTCTACCCTGCCTCTGTTCTAaaccttaatttttaaattagcCATGGTTGAGGGAGAGTCAGACCAAGCACATTGCAtctctcctgctccccaactCTACTAGTAGACTTGGGCCTGAATCACTGCTAACTGCTTTTGTATTTTGCCTTTTAGTTTTTGTTCTACGAAATTCCAGAATTGTTAATGGCAAACCCCATCCTTCCTCTAAGGGCACTTCATTACAGCATTTACAGTTGTAATCTAAACCATTAGACATACATATGGAAAAACAGCTACCAGATAGCTAGCTTCTTTGCAGTAACCATTgagaccagacagacagacatattaTTGTCTATGACAACGGTCAGGGGGCTGTTGGTGCAGGATAAGAATAccatgcaaccgatgaagtgagctgtagctcacgaaagcttatgctcaaataaattggttaggcccTAAGgggccactagtactccttttctttttgtgaatacagactaacacggctgctactctgaaacatgggagAAGAGGAGCTAAAGAGGTTTTATTCTAGACTTTTGTTCTGGTCTCTGCCTACACAGTTAGGAGTTTATTCTAGCAGTCTGAGAGTGGGTGTAGTTTAGGCAACATGGTTTACTTAGTTTACCATAAATCAAAGTTAGATTTATAGACTAAGACTATTGGACGTGGTAGGgaaatggcctgtgttatttCCTCTCAGTCAGCTATATAGGGGGTGGGTTTTCTAAGTGGATAACAGAAGTCTCCAAGAGTTTGAATTTGAGATGTTATAGGATTAGTCAACCTGTTTAGAAGAGTCTTAGTTGCATTTATTAAGTTGGCTTGGTTAAGCCTCAGTATCTTTAACAAGTGAACTGTTTTGACTCCAGCTGGAATCTTCTCAGGAGTTGTGCGTACAGAAAGAACAGAGGCTAAAATACAAGACAATTTATAAGGTTAGGAAAAAAGAAACCTAAACCAAGAATTCGAATTCTTGTTTATGCCACCCTGAGCAGCTAAGGTAGTAGATGCAGAAAATAACCAACATGCTAGAGATATTTGGAGCAAAGCATCTTcaaaaaaataaactttattttaaatcataATAATCCATAAACTTTGAACACAAAACTTAGTATCTGAAAACATTCTCCTTGCTTAAATATAAGCCAAGTATGTATTTTGGTCATGGATGTGCAGTTAGGTCCCATGGTTTCAGGTGTTTGTTAAAAGTTGAAGTGTCTCTGAATGCATACACTGTCAAATTCCTTCAAAATgctaaaaaaaattgacaagctTTCAACAAGATTCTTAAATAagagagaaacattttgtttccctAGAAATAAGTTATCTAATTATGGACCACACTGACCCATAATTGTAGTGCTTGAACATATCAACCAAACTTAGAATATTTagtagatttttaaatttttttaaaaagacataaatAACTATTATACATGTACaagttaaatatttaatattggttTAGGTTTCTATAAAAAGCTATGTATACTTTAAATgctatagaatttcatccagaagTAACCTTTGACTTCAGATTTGGCCATTGAAACCTATGAATTTGGTAGGCAGGTTGTCCACTGGATAGACTATGGGGCCAGTTTTCATTGTAGGGGGTCCATTTAACAGCTGCCAGTCACAATTCCGAGCCAACTCCACAGTAAATATTTTGAGAAGGATTTTTGCAAACTCTTTGCCCACACAGCTTCTCAAGCCTCCTCCAAAAGGGATGAAACTGAACCTGGAGGAATCTTCTGGAGAGGGAGACATGAAGCGATCagggtcaaattcatccttgTTGGTGAAAAGGTCTGCAACATCATGTGTATCACAGATACTGTAGATAATGTTCCAGCCTTTAGGAATCTGGtaaccctgtttaaaaaaaaaaaaaaagtgtaagaaaTTCCAATATGTGAAGACTTCAGCTCAGAGGCAGATGGATGCCAAGATTTTAGAGAGAAATCAAAATCCCTGTATAAATTGTCAGTTTGACTTATTTTCAAATAATtactaaggagaaaaaaaaaattacagccaTCAAAGGGATTTAATAGAAGCAGAGCCCAAGTAGCCCATCTTACATTTAACTCAAAAGTCTTGAGTGCAACTCGAAATCCTCCAGGAACTGGTGGACTCAGCCTGAGGGTCTCTTTGATGACACAGCTTGTGTACTTCAGCTGTTCCAAGACTTCTATATCCAGTTGTTTGTCTTGGTTCATGCTGCACAGTAAACCCTAAGAAAAGAACATGGTTAACATAAGGCTCTGCACATAAAAGCCAGCCTACAGTTTGTGGTAGCTGGACACTGCATTGCCATCACTACTGTGGTACAAACTAGTCATCAAGCTCCCAGGTAGTACAAGAGAAAGGGCTCCCCAAACAAGCTTGAATCATTGCAAATCTCATTTTTTCAAATGGAATATTCAGCTCTTCCTGGTTAAGTTGTTTTAAGGGGGCATTAACTTTGCTTAATTAAGAGATTTATTCATACACTCCCTAATCATGAAGGAGGAACAAACTGAATACAGAGAAATTTTAACTTCTACAGAGAAGACACCCACCTTCATTTGTAGCTCCTTTCTCACTTTTTGCAGAACAGCCCGGTGGAGCCCTAAGAAGGTGATTAGAGAGGTGGCCGCACTGGCTGTGGTTTCATGCCCTCCAAACAGAAGTTCTGTTGCCGATTCTTTTAGCTCCTGAGACAAAGAGCAGGATGTCTGggttatttttcaaagaaaattataaaaatcACACACACGCACGCTATTGTTTTAAGTACTTGAGACCACACTGCAGCGCCAAACTCATCGCCTTCTCCTCCCCTTCTAAAACTGCATCTCCAGTAAAGCAGAGGGGAAATTCCCCATTGAAACGCCACCAGTGATTAGCGATATTCCTAGGCTCCACATCGACAGGCTGCGTTTGAATATAAAGCCACAGAAAgacacggggaggggggaagagaagatgAGCCGATACTCCTTGTCCGGGAAGGGATTTTGGAGAATGGATGGCTTACGGAAAGGATTGCCCTGGCTTGCCACACGTGGTGTTGTGCCGTTTAAACGGCCCCAGCACAAGAGAGGTTTCGAAAAGCGCCAAGGGGGATTTCGATCGCTGTGCGAGCAGGATGTGCCCTGGGAGCCCAGGATCCGAGGCGGCTGGGGACTGGAGCAACTTCCTCAACTCgggggaaaaggggggagggggaaatggggacaCCACTCATGGGTCGCCATCGTCAGAAATCCTGGCCCTGAAGCGGTTCCCCTGGCTGAGACGAGGACTTGCCACCCTGATCTTCCTTCTCCCGGAGACCGCACTGCGGGGGGTGTACACTTAAGGCCCGATCCTGCTCCCCTTACATCAACAAGAGCGATGCCAGGGAGGTTAAAGGAAGCCCCCGGCTGGGGCTATGCAGCGGTCCCCGCAGGCGGGCGTCTCACCTGCAAGTTCAGCGGCTCCCCGTTCTCCTGCGTGTGCTCCATCAGCAGCTGCAGCGCGTCCTTACAGCCGCCCGCGGGCTGCGTACGGGCCATCTTCGCCCGGATGTTCTCCTCGATCTTGGCGTGGATGAAGTTCCGCGCCCGCAGGCCCTGGGGGCGGAGAAGGGAGCCGAAGGGCTGCGGGTCATCCCGCTGCCAGGCCGTCCCCACACGCCCCTCGCAGTGCCAACCCCCTGGGCGCCCGCTCCCAACCCTGCCCCAATTCCAGCTGCCATCGCCGGGCACCTAGTGCCAGCGCCTGAGCCAGAGCTGCCCCGTGCGGCATCGCCCCCCGGAGGTgcctggggacccccccccaggGCTAGCCCCGATCGCCGGCAGGAGCTTTACCCGGTAGAGCCCGCTGAAGGGCACATCGATGGGCAGGGAGAAGAGGTTGCGGATCATCTCCTCGAAGGCCTCCACCAGCTGCCGCTCGCTGTCCTGGTCGGCGTGACGCGGCTCGAAGCCCAGCAGGATCCTCATGGCGATGCGGAACATGAGGCGCTTCACTTCGGGGTAAACCAGAAGGCAGGAGCCGCCGCTGCGCAGCCAGCGCGCCAGGCAGGCGCTCACCTCCTCCTGGAGGCCAGGGACGTAGTGCTGCAGGGCCTCCCGGGAGAAAGCCTTCATGATCAcctgggggagaaggagaaggcTCAGGCCACCGCGGCACCGCCCCAGGGGGAGAGCGCGCCGGGGCCGGAGCTCAGCCCGGCTGGCCAGGGGAGCGCACACCAGCCCCAGCCGCACAAAGGAGGGCGCCACTCCGGGAGCTTTGAGAGCGCCCAGGAGGCGGCCCCGGCCAGATGCGAGCCGGGGaactgccgcctggccctggggtgGCTCGCGGTACCTTTTTGCGGTGCTTGTGCTGCCCGTCGTGCAGGTTGGAGAGGCAGCCCGACCCCAGGATGGTGCGCACCGAGGCCGGCCACTGCACCGACACCAGCCGATGCTCCCCGAGCAGGATGTGCCGCACGTTCTCGGCCCCCATCACCCGCACGGTGGGGCGCCCGAAGAGGTGGGTCTTGTAGATAAATCCGTATTTCCGACGCTTCATCTGGAGAAACTTCCGCCGCTGGAGGGAGAGAAGGGCCATGATAGCGGGGCTCCGGGCCAGCCGCCCGCCCGCCTCCCTGCTAgcgctgccctgccccgccccggctACCTGGAGCTCAGCGCAGAAGGCGGAGCCGGGTCCCCGAGTCGCCCCTGGCTATCCCCCGAGGGGCTGCCCCTTCCCGAAGCCGGGCGAGGGCAGGGAGAGCTCGTGGGCCTTACCTGCAGCACCAGTTGCAGCGTCTCCCCGAAGAAAGGGAGCCCCATGGTGCCCGGGGGCAGCGGCAGGCTGCAGCCGGGCTCCCGGCCGCTCACGCAGTACAGAGCCCACAGCTTCACCGCAgccaggaagagcagcaggggcagcaggaaggtGCACAGCGTGCTGGCCAGCAAGGTGGAGAAGCCCATGGCTCGCGAGCGGCGCCTGAAGCCCCTACCTGTCTCCGCAGAGCAAAGCTGCGCACAGGCCGAGCCCCGCCGTGGGCCCCTTTTTATAGCCCTCCCCAGGTTGCTGCCCACTCTACCTTGGTCAGATAAATTAGTTCACCCAAAGTTCATCTTTAATTACGGATTGTGGCCTGGCTCCTCCCCCCGAAATCTTTAACTGTTTGTTTTGCGCGGTGGCTTCTCCAGGTCTCCCTCCTCCAGGAGCTACAGACGAGCCACAGAGCTGACTTTGAAAAGGTGCTAATTTCACCCGGACAATAGGGCTCGCGGGAGAGGGGGCCTCGGAGCTCAGCTCCTTGAGGGCGCTGCTCTGTAGCTCATTGAATAATCATTAAAGGATGGAATGGGGGCCGAATTGCAAACAGCTGCCAGTTCGACTCGTCAGGCTCGAGGAAGACCAGCTAATTAACGGCATCCCTTTTACCTTTATTTATCACTGGTTAAACGGAGTAAGACTGTATTGACGCAGATTATAGAAATGCCTCACTTTACTTTGTCCTTATGCCCAGTTACACGGGAAAGCACATACCGTGTTTATGTTTTGCCTCTGGGCATGGTTTGATAACGACCATACCCACAACCGATcttattttttaatctctcctcctgcaCTTTGCAGTTCAGCGGTGGGTTGTTTATTTTAAAGACCTGAGCCCCAGCTAAATGCTGAAGAGCCGAGCAGTTGCATACGGTGCGTGGTTCATTGGACTTCGCCTGGTTCCGGGTTCGGGCTCTTGCTCGTTAACACAGCGGGCTGCAGCCCCGGGGGCAAGTGGCGCAGACCCTGGACAGCACTAGCGGGGCAGGCTGAGCCGGGGGCTGAGCGCTTTGAACATCTCCTCCAGGGTATCCCTGGGTAGGAGTGAGGTCCCAGGACCCCAGCTGCACAGCGCTGAGTCGGTCGGATCCCAGCTTTGGGGTTATGGGATAAAAACATAATTATGTCACTGGATCACTAACAGCCGCCGCTTCCCCTTGTCCTCTCAAATCCGCGCGTGGCCTGCAGTTCACCTCAAAGGCCCCGCTTGTATTTACGGTCGGGGTCCTGAGAGGAATCCGCGCCAGGCCGGAGTAAATTCTGAAAACTTATGATGCAGCGCTAATGGCAGGTTCAAACGCAGGTCAGCGAGGGAAGGCAAGGTTATATCCAAAAGTAAACACCCTGCCTATTGCCACCCACAGACTTTTATAGGCGCTTAAATCATAGATCACAGCACCCGCAGCCGGGCACCTAGGCGTGAGGTTTCCGGGGCTGCTCATCCTgggccctggggcagagctggtccTTACCGCAAGGGGTGTTCCATGTGTGGATCTTTTTCAGCCTGGGGTGACGGGTTTGCCTGTTTAACAAGCGGAGCAGTAGCCAGCATCTGTCTGAACATAGGTGGGAGGCAGATAACCCGCAGGCCGCCATAGCGTTatggggagaaggcagaggagTTCGGCACACTCCCCAGCAGCGGTTTAATTTAGAGGGGGGCTAAATCTCCCGGCACAGAGGCTGGGAGATAGCTACGCGTGCCTGGAAAGCAGGACTTCGCCCTGGCTGTGTGCTCCCAAAAACCGTGCGGGGAATTGCCCAGGGTCTGACGTTCACCAATAGAGCATCCAGGAGGCAGGAGTGCTTCACAAATGCTGGGAAACGTTCTGATGCGAAGCCACTTTTTATCACCGCTCTGCAGAGCCGACTGCTTGCTGGGAAAGGAGGTTCACAGGCGGTGGCTGCCACggaccctttcctcctcccactcacGGCTGTAAATTTATAAGAGGTCGCTGTAAAGGTAAATATGATCAGGGCTGGAGTGACTCTCCAGTTCGTTTGGAGATCCTGGCGTTATACCTTAGCGAAAccttacaaaaatattttggagCAAAGCTGAATTTCCCTTCTGTGCAGCCAGAGAC
Proteins encoded:
- the CYP26A1 gene encoding cytochrome P450 26A1, producing MGFSTLLASTLCTFLLPLLLFLAAVKLWALYCVSGREPGCSLPLPPGTMGLPFFGETLQLVLQRRKFLQMKRRKYGFIYKTHLFGRPTVRVMGAENVRHILLGEHRLVSVQWPASVRTILGSGCLSNLHDGQHKHRKKVIMKAFSREALQHYVPGLQEEVSACLARWLRSGGSCLLVYPEVKRLMFRIAMRILLGFEPRHADQDSERQLVEAFEEMIRNLFSLPIDVPFSGLYRGLRARNFIHAKIEENIRAKMARTQPAGGCKDALQLLMEHTQENGEPLNLQELKESATELLFGGHETTASAATSLITFLGLHRAVLQKVRKELQMKGLLCSMNQDKQLDIEVLEQLKYTSCVIKETLRLSPPVPGGFRVALKTFELNGYQIPKGWNIIYSICDTHDVADLFTNKDEFDPDRFMSPSPEDSSRFSFIPFGGGLRSCVGKEFAKILLKIFTVELARNCDWQLLNGPPTMKTGPIVYPVDNLPTKFIGFNGQI